A genome region from Schistocerca americana isolate TAMUIC-IGC-003095 chromosome 1, iqSchAmer2.1, whole genome shotgun sequence includes the following:
- the LOC124625657 gene encoding translation initiation factor IF-2-like, with product MKVLGFLVAVSLAAMAAGEAPSNSYGAPFGQPQPQAQFQRQQAQPKLKAQPKAQPKPQPQPQQQPQAFAQSQAQPAFSAPLSLSPLYAAGSPQFGRQFFIPAPEPSRLSELYRLPNEYGPPPATFTTTTEAATTTTEVPTTTEQANFGFAGGRNAALREAEESGVYYVLQPDGRLHRIAYSHGPAPAAAAPTSEKQRAASSELSALQQPALAPGYLARFQYQEVQPAGAPIYTYGQPELVRVN from the exons ATGAAG GTGCTCGGTTTCCTGGTGGCGGTGTCGTTGGCGGCGATGGCGGCAGGGGAGGCGCCCTCCAACAGTTACGGCGCGCCGTTCGGTCAGCCTCAACCTCAGGCCCAGTTCCAGCGCCAGCAGGCGCAGCCCAAACTCAAGGCTCAACCTAAGGCTCAACCCAAACCTCAGCCCCAGCCCCAACAGCAGCCTCAGGCGTTCGCCCAGTCGCAGGCGCAGCCTGCCTTCTCTGCACCCCTGTCCTTGTCGCCACTGTACGCAGCGGGCTCCCCCCAATTCGGCAGACAGTTCTTCATCCCGGCCCCAGAACCCTCTCGGCTGTCTGAGCTGTACCGCCTGCCCAACGAGTATGGTCCCCCACCAGCCACGTTCACCACCACCACTGAGGCCGCCACCACCACAACCGAGGTTCCCACCACAACGGAACAAGCTAAC TTCGGCTTCGCCGGCGGCCGCAACGCGGCGCTACGTGAGGCAGAGGAGAGCGGCGTGTACTATGTGCTGCAACCGGACGGCCGCCTGCACCGCATAGCCTACAGCCACGGGCCCGCCCCCGCAGCAGCCGCCCCCACCTCCGAGAAGCAGCGCGCCGCCTCCAGCGAACTGTCTGCCCTGCAGCAGCCAGCGCTCGCTCCTGGCTACCTGGCGCGCTTCCAGTACCAGGAGGTGCAACCAGCTGGGGCACCAATCTACACCTACGGCCAACCCGAGCTCGTACGTGTTAACTAA